Proteins from a genomic interval of Diprion similis isolate iyDipSimi1 chromosome 10, iyDipSimi1.1, whole genome shotgun sequence:
- the LOC124410878 gene encoding deaminated glutathione amidase isoform X2 gives MIRSFILPLPSLYQFTCNRIFVAIRTLSTMSTRLVAVCQMTSTGDREKNFEIVSRLVSQAKGNNACIAMFPEACDYLADNKKDIVAMAEPLDGELMGRYKCLAQNYDIWLSLGGVHEKSAENHDKIYNSHVLINNRGETVGVYRKIHLFDMDNPETGVRLMESDYVDRGCEILPPVQTPVGLMGLSICYDMRFPEISLSLRKMGAQILTFPSAFTYQTGAAHWEVILRARAIESQCYVIAAAQTGAHNKKRVSWGHAMIVDPWGTVIAQCPEKTGIAMAEIDLDLLDKIRKNMPCDKHRRTDLYPELKPLEHLK, from the exons ATGATTCGATCGTTCATCCTGCCTCTTCCATCTCTATATCAATTCACTTGCAACAG AATATTTGTGGCAATTCGCACGTTATCCACAATGTCCACACGATTAGTAGCCGTTTGTCAAATGACGTCGACTggagatagagaaaaaaattttgagatcgTATCGCGCCTCGTATCTCAAGCTAAAGGAAACAACGCCTGT ATTGCCATGTTTCCAGAGGCATGTGATTATCTGGCCGATAATAAAAAGGACATCGTAGCGATGGCAGAGCCGCTTGACGGAGAATTGATGGGACGATACAAATGTTTGGCCCAGAACTATGACATCTGGTTATCGTTAGGAGGAGTTCATGAAAAA TCCGCCGAAAATCATGACAAAATTTACAACTCGCACGTTTTAATAAACAACAGGGGTGAAACGGTCGGagtttatagaaaaatacatttatttGATATGGATAATCCAGAGACGGGAGTCAGGTTGATGGAATCGGACTATGTGGATAGAGGTTGTGAAATTCTACCACCTGTACAGACTCCAGTTGGACTAATGGGCTTGAGTATC TGTTACGACATGCGTTTCCCTGAGATATCTCTGAGTTTGAGGAAAATGGGGGCTCAAATACTGACGTTTCCCTCCGCTTTCACGTATCAAACGGGTGCTGCTCATTGGGAGGTGATTCTAAGGGCTAGAGCGATAGAAAGTCAATGCTACGTAATTGCAGCGGCTCAAACAGGAGCGCACAACAAGAAGCGCGTTAGCTGGGGACATGCGATg ATTGTCGACCCGTGGGGAACGGTCATAGCACAATGCCCGGAAAAAACGGGTATCGCCATGGCTGAAATAGACCTGGACTTGTTGGATAAGATTCGTAAAAATATGCCATGCGATAAACATAGACGTACAGATTTGTATCCTGAATTGAAGCCTTTGGAAcacttaaaataa
- the LOC124410878 gene encoding deaminated glutathione amidase isoform X3 codes for MSTRLVAVCQMTSTGDREKNFEIVSRLVSQAKGNNACIAMFPEACDYLADNKKDIVAMAEPLDGELMGRYKCLAQNYDIWLSLGGVHEKSAENHDKIYNSHVLINNRGETVGVYRKIHLFDMDNPETGVRLMESDYVDRGCEILPPVQTPVGLMGLSICYDMRFPEISLSLRKMGAQILTFPSAFTYQTGAAHWEVILRARAIESQCYVIAAAQTGAHNKKRVSWGHAMIVDPWGTVIAQCPEKTGIAMAEIDLDLLDKIRKNMPCDKHRRTDLYPELKPLEHLK; via the exons ATGTCCACACGATTAGTAGCCGTTTGTCAAATGACGTCGACTggagatagagaaaaaaattttgagatcgTATCGCGCCTCGTATCTCAAGCTAAAGGAAACAACGCCTGT ATTGCCATGTTTCCAGAGGCATGTGATTATCTGGCCGATAATAAAAAGGACATCGTAGCGATGGCAGAGCCGCTTGACGGAGAATTGATGGGACGATACAAATGTTTGGCCCAGAACTATGACATCTGGTTATCGTTAGGAGGAGTTCATGAAAAA TCCGCCGAAAATCATGACAAAATTTACAACTCGCACGTTTTAATAAACAACAGGGGTGAAACGGTCGGagtttatagaaaaatacatttatttGATATGGATAATCCAGAGACGGGAGTCAGGTTGATGGAATCGGACTATGTGGATAGAGGTTGTGAAATTCTACCACCTGTACAGACTCCAGTTGGACTAATGGGCTTGAGTATC TGTTACGACATGCGTTTCCCTGAGATATCTCTGAGTTTGAGGAAAATGGGGGCTCAAATACTGACGTTTCCCTCCGCTTTCACGTATCAAACGGGTGCTGCTCATTGGGAGGTGATTCTAAGGGCTAGAGCGATAGAAAGTCAATGCTACGTAATTGCAGCGGCTCAAACAGGAGCGCACAACAAGAAGCGCGTTAGCTGGGGACATGCGATg ATTGTCGACCCGTGGGGAACGGTCATAGCACAATGCCCGGAAAAAACGGGTATCGCCATGGCTGAAATAGACCTGGACTTGTTGGATAAGATTCGTAAAAATATGCCATGCGATAAACATAGACGTACAGATTTGTATCCTGAATTGAAGCCTTTGGAAcacttaaaataa
- the LOC124410867 gene encoding general transcription factor 3C polypeptide 1 — protein MVSYSSINIVDVVIDEIALEGLDGITLEALWQRLSLRLHDPLPLSKPFMEQVWSICLEVDGLDYYKLQTPRNKLIIFDRYEHIDPDLGTILEPDEVPEDIYSHCPIDDVNAGIKGSCSTYKSRKQIGEYVKTLSVHQAAEEFGESLVLVASQDIREHALTGNGVCPTLELTVMQYCFLERVGRSRYQGEVTQGKISLASLKEDPKSLFYHRKILLDHKLITKQIHHQKTGGHSCNGSLLHLPRFYVERKPKIIYLAEKVIEILKSKENCVAEYDEIKKELQIENSIKKLFRTNFFLKVVKTDLRVPYRTVYPNAEKKEWQQKNNPTKEKTVRVVQLQDPEMDVSELWGKDEIIDDEEPYELDISQLKLNVPLLKQANRIVELSGPEGISQCQLAKCLGQTKLQARTMLRNLVKLKIVATYMNDVGRQRVTKFVSKRFEKTSEMSKQFEQEMDKIKKLTRTIDSNNQSHNDSVIPKTIVEPKSILKTETKCVTIENPAEAELSKRVSSSDNVNVEEKLNDETNSKNVDDSSVTKSDTREEYQIRIKFRIVNQLLLKYGLTKVMKKYKRTFVNITERDLFSRCRKSVLSQALSVKKDQKSVDRMKEQVLEEKSTNVLNSAIIDQKEVNVLCDSIEVKLVEQRPQHRLGRPTSQIIGFMEELDLNEKKNISSITYRLLRRANMIIEAVKEHKVIDDLTKLIKMINEEEDREGYDVKIDKKSIVRLLQKLVKDNVVKNIKLTLSNKNREKNITFICDPAIGIDHSIIQSAVEQAKIKFCLIGSQKVRAIMQKQAKEDEESAKLSVEETQGLEAFNPSKNTKFAPVNLKYDFKAGKRYGYSPKFVRMKELHLFLFYSIYDHPGDTTVHKEIQVANLRNSGYQIDAKLEQEMSTIYNTEVGWKMFIPPLTRHAGWPLGWTIMCDVLLRIPLSIFVKVHNVPYFIPELETYLNHPIRKHFLVKNLPSQIRNILLMARKYIYNIHESVTRLCYIGLLQFGHQKLKEKDQVFIYLNRRSEITDTTSSAVGYHKVEEKEYPKTSYVFDSLQAVEKYWYDMWNTCINTCLGGRATVEGKDILLEDLNKKADMIKTAKARNPDEAIALDIGVVPGDRKGAAGVDSAFFAHLKRNWNWGAWFSNQQYCRGEARKKNEQQRTARLSKIKAKPLKFTEFSGLKKVTGPATQHANEIRKKIHQKQKISDERRSKKQKYQLLVSQHVSRQKSFVRTVLPRKRSVRPRVRYDEVDFCALQQMDKLRVDWSPHEDNILLMCKVAMKYLCPNPRKQMINFTAVRDILRTYSTQSHNKTSRACQRRLVYMFRKSETVNSVALGIEEIKQNFYINKRFGGIVEKLKTKCEDPYEYEEQVIKVFKELVKYIDKRYYNLSDMESRGSVPMPKTIQEFNMVYKIKQPTHQSSLHGFTKDVRYRNEIYLATINSVIHSSMCCGKDKTSWAYELFKVYQQYPETLLRSAMTKIRSDQMVSMKKSYMCAFKKHGNYMPMSSSQYQLSTGYTYKFRTKWPYEIFHEARHMIEKFLHWQHENQLEDLGYAVPDGVDGIEAGPVTGGLVVGIHDYLTRGQLDFDIEIPDQIIMLDPRLKENDETYIRVLRRYQDILVSLDQLNLKKKQAVKTNLIDPEVEEEDELERRELEDKIVKEKREKEDRDRWNYWKSRNDEISRRLEETEMKAQREKEDKERSSRREAFDKKMKERKTKYAQVLQLGEENVSEAIVSEFRNPVDENAETDTDPDENEVVDDDEDSHIIRFQDGTTITLSKEDIESASWNSDEEDSTYFAEKSTSSLPMKQQSPPLKRSRDTTDEESSAKKRFKAEKGGASEYKHCHVPDSGIESSANSFIKSHQIDAPLQSDGTALSTKRRIAEVDEKTRLVESPKRAHIEESSNKTPEHANEGENIESQSEVRYSPDINGKERVADTVSAQSTNGTRVNDLIRKMYNQLGVDWGDIKIEDMNDMQKRCTRIALLLMREENDLAVTDIYHAHDYFVVNTFKIFCSLKLPHTKESRSLKYFDNMELPTDILPLEHQLIDELIGDLKKFALFPKNQVPFEDFLTTVGEQLEVIEIEDLRAVYQYLHDKREIGATNKQITSDFKSTSKNRLHRALSLLTEYRLVLRSGVTTTRYIHQKFTDPWMINSIKILRLDKESLSPVSERILLTTEKENVASATDDDCLAKSENTLPTVAEIQITGESSNVAGLDEAFLPDKIERLCGKTEGEEDATSGSDQTLDKKGVNETTGNVATTRRMRKRTALLQPKDIQKAAKKLDFNTVEPIKVVIKPWIRIDGVLNRRVLDRMLGAVLAYCINHPGITLSKVQKRFVPALQPFHITELVEMLHRLKCVKMKILHKPKVTLFSKPAKISLNPSTGLDSEDETIIEPDIDASLKFGMFLGNKTYSIEFLP, from the exons ATGGTTTCGTATTCGTCAATCAACATTGTTGATGTTGTCATTGATGAAATTGCCCTCGAAGGTCTGGATGGGATCACATTGGAAG CGTTATGGCAGCGTCTTTCGTTAAGGCTTCACGATCCGCTGCCGTTGTCCAAGCCGTTCATGGAACAGGTCTGGTCGATTTGTCTGGAGGTAGACGGGcttgattattataaattacaaaCACCGAGGAATAAGCTGATCATATTCGACAGATACGAACACATCGATCCTGATCTTGGCACCATCTTAGAGCCT GATGAAGTTCCTGAAGATATCTATTCCCATTGTCCAATAGACGATGTAAACGCAGGAATTAAAGGATCCTGTTCAACTTACAAGAGTCGAAAACAAATCGGTGAATATGTTAAAACGTTGTCTGTTCACCAGGCAGCTGAAGAGTTTGGAGAGAGTCTAGTCCTCGTGGCTTCACAAGATATTCGCGAGCATGCATTGACTGGCAACGGAGTTTGTCCGACTTTGGAATTGACCGTGATGCAGTATTGCTTTTTGGAAAGAGTCGGACGATCTCGTTACCAGGGAGAAGTTACACAGGGTAAAATCAGTCTTGCTTCGCTGAAAGAGGATCCAAAATCCCTGTTTTATCACAGAAAGATTTTACTTGATCATAAATTAATCACCAAGCAAATACACCATCAAAAAACCGGCGGGCACAGCTGCAACGGCAGCCTGCTTCACCTGCCACGTTTTTACGTCGAGAGAAagccaaaaattatttatctggCGGAGAAAGTGATCGAGATATTAAAATCTAAGGAAAATTGCGTCGCTGAGTATGACGAGATAAAAAAGGAGCTTCAgatagaaaattcaattaagaAACTATTCCGAACCAATTTCTTCCTCAAAGTTGTAAAAACTGACTTG aGGGTGCCGTACAGAACTGTGTATCCAAATGCTGAGAAAAAGGAATGGCAGCAAAAGAACAATCCAACCAAAGAGAAAACCGTGAGAGTTGTACAGCTTCAGGATCCAGAAATGGACGTTTCTGAGCTGTGGGGAAAGGATGAAATTATCGATGACGAAGAACCCTATG agctcgatATATCGCAACTGAAGTTGAACGTTCCATTGTTGAAACAAGCCAATAGAATAGTTGAACTCAGCGGTCCTGAGGGTATATCGCAATGCCAACTAGCCAAGTGCTTGGGGCAAACAAAACTTCAAGCTCGCACGATGCTTAGAAACTTAGTTAAACTGAAGATCGTTGCCACTTACATGAACGACGTAGGCAGGCAGCGGGTTACCAAGTTCGTTTCAAAGAGGTTTGAGAAGACTAGCGAGATGAGTAAACAGTTTGAGCAGGAAAtggacaaaattaaaaaattgactagAACTATCGATAGCAATAACCAAAGTCACAATGATTCTGTGATTCCCAAGACAATAGTCGAGCCGAAAAGTATACTGAAAACTGAAACTAAGTGTGTTACAATAGAAAATCCAGCAGAAGCGGAACTCAGCAAAAGAGTTTCCTCCAGTGACAATGTAAATGTAGAGGAAAAGCTTAACGACGAAACTAATTCCAAAAACGTTGATGATTCGTCCGTAACAAAGTCTGATACACGTGAAGAATATCagatcagaataaaatttagaaTTGTTAATCAATTGCTGTTGAAATATGGCTTGACAAAGGTGATGAAGAAGTATAAACGAACGTTTGTTAATATTACAGAACGAGATTTGTTTTCACGTTGTCGAAAATCCGTCCTTTCTCAAGCTCTGTCTGTGAAAAAAGATCAGAAATCCGTCGATAGAATGAAGGAGCAAgtattagaagaaaaaagcacAAACGTACTGAACTCTGCAATAATTGACCAAAAAGAAGTGAACGTGTTGTGCGATAGCATAGAAGTTAAATTAGTCGAGCAAAGACCTCAGCATCGTTTGGGAAGACCAACCAGTCAAATTATTGGATTTATGGAAGAactggatttgaatgaaaagaaaaatatttctagcaTCACGTACAGGCTGCTTAGAAGAGCTAATATGATCATCGAAGCTGTTAAAGAGCACAAAGTCATCGATGATCtaacaaaattaattaag ATGATAAACGAGGAGGAGGACAGAGAGGGATACGACGTCAAGATTGACAAAAAATCGATAGTCAGACTGTTGCAGAAGTTGGTCAAAGATAACGTGGTGAAGAACATCAAACTCACACTCAGCAACAagaatagagagaaaaatataacattcATTTGCGATCCAGCAATTGGTATCGATCACTCGATAATACAATCTGCGGTCGAACAAGCAAAGATCAAATTTTGTCTAATTGGCTCTCAGAAAGTGAGAGCAATTATGCAGAAACAGGCTAAGGAAGATGAAGAAAGTGCAAAACTATCGGTGGAGGAAACGCAGGGATTGGAGGCTTTCAATCCTTCTAAGAATACAAAATTTGCTCCTGTTAATCTGAAATATGACTTT AAAGCCGGTAAACGCTACGGATACAGTCCAAAATTTGTCCGCATGAAGGAATTgcatttatttctgttttactCAATCTACGATCATCCAGGTGACACCACAGTTCACAAGGAAATTCAAGTGGCTAATCTGCGAAATTCCGGATACCAAATTGACGCCAAACTTGAGCAGGAGATGAGTACAATTTACAATACCGAAGTTGGATGGAAAATGTTCATTCCCCCGTTGACTAGGCATGCAG GGTGGCCTTTGGGATGGACAATAATGTGCGACGTCTTGCTCCGCATCCCGTTATCCATCTTCGTGAAAGTCCACAACGTGCCGTACTTCATACCTGAACTGGAAACCTATCTGAATCACCCGATCAGAAAGCATTTTTTAGTAAAGAATTTGCCGTCTCAGATACGAAATATCTTGCTGATGGCCCGTAAATACATATACAACATTCACGAATCTGTAACAAGACTCTGCTACATCGGCCTCTTGCAATTCGGtcatcaaaaattaaaagaaaaagaccaAGTCTTCATCTACTTGAATCGTCGCAGTGAAATAACCGATACAACTTCCTCAGCGGTTGGTTATCACAAGGTCGAGGAAAAGGAGTATCCGAAAACGAGCTACGTCTTCGACTCACTGCAAGCTGTGGAGAAGTATTGGTACGATATGTGGAACACTTGCATAAACACCTGTTTGGGCGGTCGAGCAACGGTCGAGGGTAAAGACATTCTGCTTGAAGATTTGAACAAGAAAGCTGATATGATAAAAACGGCCAAGGCTCGCAATCCGGACGAGGCTATCGCTTTGGATATTGGGGTTGTTCCTGGGGATCGAAAGGGAGCCGCAGGTGTCGACTCGGCGTTTTTTGCCCATCTTAAACGTAATTGGAATTGGGGAGCTTGGTTCAGCAATCAGCAATACTGCAGAGGCGaggcaagaaagaaaaacgagcaGCAGCGAaccgcgcgtttgtcaaagaTAAAAGCAAAGCcgttaaaattcacagagttCTCAGGATTGAAAAAGGTCACAGGTCCCGCTACTCAGCACGCTAacgaaattcgcaaaaaaatacACCAGAAACAGAAAATATCCGACGAACGCAGGTCCAAGAAACAAAAGTACCAGTTACTCGTCTCTCAGCATGTTTCGAGGCAAAAGTCGTTTGTTCGAACGGTTTTGCCTCGCAAACGAAGCGTCAGACCTAGAGTGAGGTACGACGAGGTGGACTTCTGCGCCCTGCAACAGATGGATAAGCTTCGAGTTGACTGGAGTCCTCACGAAGATAACATACTCCTGATGTGCAAGGTGGCGATGAAGTATCTTTGCCCGAATCCGCGTAAACAAATGATCAATTTCACGGCTGTGCGCGATATTCTTCGTACTTATTCCACCCAATCTCACAATAAGACCTCTCGCGCTTGCCAGCGCAGGCTTGTCTATATGTTCAGAAAATCGGAAACGGTGAATAGCGTGGCGCTTGGAATCGAGGAGATAAAGCAGAACTTTTACATCAACAAACGCTTTGGAGGAATCGTCGAAAAGCTGAAAACCAAGTGCGAGGATCCCTACGAGTACGAGGAACAAGTCATCAAGGTATTCAAGGAACTCGTCAAGTACATCGACAAGCGATACTACAACTTGAGCGACATGGAGTCCAGGGGATCTGTTCCAATGCCTAAAACAATCCAGGAATTCAATATGGTGTACAAAATCAAACAGCCGACGCATCAGTCCAGTCTGCATGGTTTCACCAAAGACGTCAGGTATAGAAACGAGATATACTTGGCGACTATAAATTCAGTCATTCACAGCTCAATGTGCTGCGGCAAGGACAAAACTTCGTGGGCCTACGAATTGTTTAAAGTTTACCAACAGTATCCAGAGACTTTGCTCCGCTCTGCTATGACTAAGATCAGAAGCGACCAAATggtatcgatgaaaaaaagttacatgtGCGCGTTCAAAAAGCATGGAAACTACATGCCCATGAGCAGCTCTCAGTACCAATTAAGCACTGGTTACACTTACAAATTTCGAACCAAGTGGCCGTACGAAATATTCCACGAGGCTCGTCACATGATAGAAAAGTTTCTACACTGGCAGCATGAGAATCAGTTGGAAGATCTTGGTTACGCTGTTCCTGATGGCGTTGACGGAATTGAAGCTGGACCTGTGACAGGAGGCCTTGTCGTTGGCATCCACGATTACCTGACCAGGGGTCAGCTGGATTTTGACATAGAAATCCCAGATCAAATAATAATGCTCGATCCGAGATTGAAAGAGAATGACGAAACTTATATCAGAGTTTTACGGCGATACCAAGACATTCTGGTAAGTTTGGATCAGCtgaatttgaagaagaaacaggcggttaaaacaaatttgatcGATCCTGAGgtcgaggaggaggatgaacTGGAGAGAAGGGAGCTGGAGGATAAAATAGTAAAGGAGAAACGGGAAAAAGAGGATCGCGACAGGTGGAATTATTGGAAGAGTAGAAACGACGAGATAAGTAGGCGCTTGGAGGAGACTGAAATGAAGGCACAGCGTGAAAAGGAAGACAAGGAAAGAAGCTCGAGGAGGGAGGCGttcgacaaaaaaatgaaggaaaggAAAACCAAATATGCCCAGGTTCTGCAATTGGGCGAGGAAAATGTTTCCGAGGCGATCGTTTCAGAGTTTCGAAATCCTGTTGACGAAAATGCGGAGACTGACACTGATCCGGATGAAAACGAGGTGgtagacgacgacgaggacagTCACATCATACGGTTTCAGGATGGCACAACGATCACTCTGAGCAAGGAAGACATTGAATCCGCCTCGTGGAACTCCGACGAGGAGGACTCGACgtattttgctgaaaaatctACTTCATCCTTGCCGATGAAGCAGCAAAGTCCGCCTTTGAAACGAAGCAGAGATACTACCGACGAGGAATCCTCGGCTAAAAAGAGATTCAAAGCTGAAAAAGGTGGGGCATCAGAATATAAACATTGCCATGTACCTGATTCTGGGATCGAAAGTTCTGCAAATAGTTTTATCAAATCCCATCAAATTGATGCTCCTCTACAGAGTGACGGGACTGCTCTTTCAACTAAAAGGAGAATAGCTGAAGTAGACGAAAAGACTAGACTTGTAGAATCACCGAAGCGTGCACACATTGAGGAATCCTCGAACAAAACTCCAGAGCACGCGAATGAGGGTGAGAATATCGAATCTCAAAGTGAAGTCCGATACAGTCCTGATATTAACGGGAAAGAAAGAGTCGCTGATACTGTAAGCGCACAGTCGACGAACGGTACAAGAGTAAATGATTTAATAAGGAAGATGTACAATCAGCTTGGAGTAGATTGGGGAGATATTAAGATAGAGGATATGAACGACATGCAAAAAAGGTGCACAAGAATTGCGCTTCTATTgatgagagaagaaaatgatCTTGCAGTAACAGATATTTATCACGCTCATGATTATTTCGTCGTCaatacttttaaaattttttgctctctAAAGTTACCTCATACCAAAGAATCAAGGAGCCTTAAATATTTTGACAACATGGAATTACCCACAGACATTCTGCCATTGGAACATCAATTGATTGACGAGTTGATAggggatttgaaaaaattcgcactGTTTCCTAAAAATCAGGTACCGTTTGAGGATTTCCTGACCACTGTTGGAGAACAATTAGAAGTAATTGAAATTGAGGATCTACGCGCAGTCTATCAGTATTTGCATGACAAGAGGGAAATCGGAGCAACTAATAAGCAAATTACA TCTGACTTCAAAAGCACATCCAAGAATCGACTGCATCGTGCGTTATCTTTGCTAACCGAGTATCGTTTGGTCCTTCGTTCTGGTGTCACAACGACGCGGTATATACATCAAAAGTTTACCGACCCTTGGATGATAAATTCGATCAAAATACTTCGCCTGGACAAAGAATCTTTGTCACCTGTGTCCGAGAGAATTTTACTAACTACTGAGAAAGAGAACGTCGCTTCGGCAACTGATGATGACTGTTTGGCAAAATCAGAGAATACACTTCCCACTGTAGCTGAAATCCAAATCACTGGTGAATCATCGAACGTGGCAGGCTTAGATGAAGCTTTTTTGCCAGATAAAATCGAGCGACTCTGCGGAAAGACAGAAGGCGAGGAAGATGCTACAAGTGGTAGCGATCAAACACTCGATAAAAAGGGTGTCAATGAAACGACCGGTAATGTAGCGACCACACGCAGAATGAGAAAGAGGACGGCCTTACTTCAACCCAAGGATATTCAAAAAGCAGCAAAGAAACTTGACTTCAA CACAGTGGAGCCGATAAAAGTGGTAATAAAACCATGGATTCGTATCGATGGAGTTCTTAATCGGCGTGTTTTGGACCGGATGCTGGGTGCAGTTTTAGCTTACTGTATCAATCATCCAGGCATTACTCTATCGAAAGTGCAAAAAAGATTTGTTCCAGCCTTGCAGCCGTTTCACATTACCGAATTAGTCGAG ATGCTCCATAGACTGAAAtgcgtgaaaatgaaaattctgcaTAAACCAAAGGTCACGTTATTTTCAAAGCCAGCCAAAATAAGCCTGA ACCCATCAACTGGATTGGATTCAGAGGATGAAACGATTATTGAACCCGACATTGATGCAAGTTTAAAATTTGGCATGTTTTTAGGGAACAAAACTTACAGCATAGAGTTTTTACCATAA
- the LOC124410882 gene encoding ER membrane protein complex subunit 3, producing the protein MAELLLDSNIRGWVFLPIVVITFLVGIVRHYVSMLLASQKKVEVHQVQDSQVMIRSRMLRENGQYIPKSAFIMRRHFFNNEETGYFKTQKRAPVSQNPMTDPSMMTDMLKGNVTNVLPMVLIGGWINWMFSGFVTTKVPFPLTLRFKPMLQRGIELVTLDAAWVSSASWYFLNVFGLRSIYTLVLGENNAADTSRLLQDQVSGAAMSMPPDPKAAFKAEWEALEICEHNWALNGADADLLGPQNTPESAESIYHQSKTN; encoded by the exons ATGGCTGAGCTCTTACTTGACTCGAATATTCGCGGTTGGGTATTTTTACCCATCGTAGTGATAACGTTTTTAGTGGGAATAGTTCGTCACTATGTCTCAATGCTCCTCGCGTCCCAGAAGAAGGTCGAAGTTCATCAGGTTCAAGACAG CCAAGTGATGATCCGCTCCAGGATGTTGCGAGAGAATGGGCAGTACATACCCAAGTCGGCGTTCATAATGCGTCggcattttttcaacaacgaaGAAACTGGTTACTTCAAGACCCAAAAACGAGCGCCGGTATCGCAGAATCCAATGACCGATCCCAGTATGATGACCGACATGCTGAAGGGAAACGTGACCAACGTTCTTCCCATGGTGTTGATCGGAGGCTGGATTAACTGGATGTTTTCAGGCTTCGTTACAA CAAAAGTACCATTCCCACTGACTTTGCGATTCAAACCGATGCTGCAGCGTGGTATTGAACTTGTGACACTGGATGCAGCTTGGGTTTCTTCGGCCTCTTGGTATTTCCTGAATGTGTTTGGTCTCAGGTCCATTTACACGTTGGTACTAGGTGAAAACAACGCTGCCGACACATCCAGACTTTTACAAGACCAAGTTTCTGGAGCGGCAATGTCTATGCCACCAGATCCAAAGGCTGCCTTTAAAGCGGAATGGGAAGCCTTGGAAATATGCGAGCATAACTGGGCTCTGAACGGAGCTGATGCTGACCTATTGGGCCCGCAGAATACCCCAGAATCTGCGGAAAGCATTTATCACCAAAGCAAAACCAATTAA
- the LOC124410878 gene encoding deaminated glutathione amidase isoform X1 — protein MIRSFILPLPSLYQFTCNSRIFVAIRTLSTMSTRLVAVCQMTSTGDREKNFEIVSRLVSQAKGNNACIAMFPEACDYLADNKKDIVAMAEPLDGELMGRYKCLAQNYDIWLSLGGVHEKSAENHDKIYNSHVLINNRGETVGVYRKIHLFDMDNPETGVRLMESDYVDRGCEILPPVQTPVGLMGLSICYDMRFPEISLSLRKMGAQILTFPSAFTYQTGAAHWEVILRARAIESQCYVIAAAQTGAHNKKRVSWGHAMIVDPWGTVIAQCPEKTGIAMAEIDLDLLDKIRKNMPCDKHRRTDLYPELKPLEHLK, from the exons ATGATTCGATCGTTCATCCTGCCTCTTCCATCTCTATATCAATTCACTTGCAACAG tagAATATTTGTGGCAATTCGCACGTTATCCACAATGTCCACACGATTAGTAGCCGTTTGTCAAATGACGTCGACTggagatagagaaaaaaattttgagatcgTATCGCGCCTCGTATCTCAAGCTAAAGGAAACAACGCCTGT ATTGCCATGTTTCCAGAGGCATGTGATTATCTGGCCGATAATAAAAAGGACATCGTAGCGATGGCAGAGCCGCTTGACGGAGAATTGATGGGACGATACAAATGTTTGGCCCAGAACTATGACATCTGGTTATCGTTAGGAGGAGTTCATGAAAAA TCCGCCGAAAATCATGACAAAATTTACAACTCGCACGTTTTAATAAACAACAGGGGTGAAACGGTCGGagtttatagaaaaatacatttatttGATATGGATAATCCAGAGACGGGAGTCAGGTTGATGGAATCGGACTATGTGGATAGAGGTTGTGAAATTCTACCACCTGTACAGACTCCAGTTGGACTAATGGGCTTGAGTATC TGTTACGACATGCGTTTCCCTGAGATATCTCTGAGTTTGAGGAAAATGGGGGCTCAAATACTGACGTTTCCCTCCGCTTTCACGTATCAAACGGGTGCTGCTCATTGGGAGGTGATTCTAAGGGCTAGAGCGATAGAAAGTCAATGCTACGTAATTGCAGCGGCTCAAACAGGAGCGCACAACAAGAAGCGCGTTAGCTGGGGACATGCGATg ATTGTCGACCCGTGGGGAACGGTCATAGCACAATGCCCGGAAAAAACGGGTATCGCCATGGCTGAAATAGACCTGGACTTGTTGGATAAGATTCGTAAAAATATGCCATGCGATAAACATAGACGTACAGATTTGTATCCTGAATTGAAGCCTTTGGAAcacttaaaataa